GACCAGTAGTCGTCCAGGTCGCCGAACTTCGCACCCATCAGGCGTACGTGTAGTCGTCGGCGGGCGCGTTCGGGCTGGTGCCGCCGGGGGTCGTCACGGTCACCTGGACGGTGCCGGCAGCACCGGCCGGGCCGTGGCCACGATGTGGGTGTCGCTGACCAGCGTGTAGTTGGTGGCGTTGTTCGCCCCGAACTTGACCCCGGTCGCACCGGTCACGCCGGTGAACTTCGAGCCGTAGATGTTGACCAGGTTGCCGCCGGCCGTGGGTCCGCCGGCCGGGTTGAGTCCGGTCACGGCCGGCACGGCGCTGGCGGCCGGGTTGGTGATCGGGGTCAGCGGGCCTTGGCCCTGGATGACCACGCTGACCGTGTCGAGGGCACCGGTGCCGCCGCCGTCGTGGGGCCACGCCTTCACGTACGCCCGGCCCTCGAAGCTGTCGCCGGCCAGTCCGTTGCGGTCGTACCAGCGGACCCCGAACTCCGCCGACGCCACGTTGCTGGCCTTCGCCGCGTTGAAGCGGTTCCGGAGGAAGGCGTGGACGCTGTCGATGCTGGTGCCGGCCGCGTTCGTCGAGTGCTTGATCTTCGCCTCGATGCGCCAGTTGTAGCCGGTGACGGCCTCCCGGGCCGCGCCGTCGTCCTCGTAGGTCTCGTCGGACTCGGTGCGTAGCTCCTCGATGAGCTTCAGCTCCTCGATCCCGATGAGCTGCTGGTACTGGCTGGCCGGGTAGGTGGCGGTGTCGATGTCGACGCGCATCCGCCGGGCGAGGGCGGTCACGCGGGTGGTGGGGGTCGTCGCCATGACGGTCCTCTCCTCAGTCGGTGCGGTTGCTGGTCGGGCGCATGGCCTCGACGTAGTAGTTGTGGCTGCTTTCCCACCGGCCGTTCGCGTCGGCGCCGAGCGCGGTGTACGACTGCCGGTACACCTGCACGATCGGGATTTCGCCCCAGACCAGGCCGTGAGCGCTGTCGAGCGCGTCAAAGACGCTGTCGCCCAGGTCCTCGGCCACCCTGGGATCCCGGGTGCCGCGCACGCGGATCTGGACGCCCTGGGTGTAGTCGGCCAGCCCCGGCGGGGAGGCGACGACGTACGGGGCGAGCGTGATGATCCGGTCCGGACTGGTGGGGATACCGCGGATGGTGATGCCGACCTCGTTGGCCTGGTAGATGCCGCTGTCCCGCCAGGTGCCGATACCGGCGGCCTGGAGGTGCAGGGCGAGGCCGGTGAGGAGTCGTGAGGTCCAGCCGTCACCGGCCGCCATCAGGGGCCGCCCAGGGGCTTGCCGGCGGCCTTCGCGATCAGCGCCAGCATCACGTCGCGCTCGGTGCCCATCGGCTCCTCCAGGTACTTCGCCTGCCGCCCGTCGTCGTGCCGCAGGGTCATGTCCTCGTGCTGACGAACGGCGTAGGACCGGTCAAAGCTGACCGCGACCAGGCCAGACGCCCGGTCGGAGCTGACCTCACCGGACCGCTCCAGGTCGCCCTCCTCGTGCGGGGCGAGGCCACTGGACACCTGGAGCAGATGCTCGGCGGCCAGCTCGGAGCCGTCGAAGGAGGCGTCAGACATCAGCGCGAGCACCTTGTCGCCGTCCCAGTCGAGGCGGAACTCGTCGGCCATGGGTCACTCCAGGGACAGCTCGACGTGCTCGGGCAGGCCGAGCCCGTGGTCCTCCATCACGCTGACGGCGAGCACCTTGGCGGTGCGGCCGGTCCACGGCAGGGTGACCAGGCTGGACGGCGGGGCGACCGTGGCCATCGGCGCGAACACCGTGGTGGAGGAGACGCCCTCAGCGCCCTCGGCGTCCTGGGTCTGCACGACGACCCGGCGGGTGGTGTCGTCGACGACGCACGGGCCCACGTCGACGGGGTCGGCGTACACGTCGCCGTACGCGCCGGAGCCCTCGTACGCCTGCACCTGCACCGTCCGGGGCTCCGGGATGTGCAGCTCGATGAACTCTTCCCACGTCACGGCTCACCTGCTCTGGGGGCCGTGGCCGGTGAGCCCGGCGGCCTGGAGGATGGTCCACGCCTGCTCCCAGAGGCTGCCGATCCGGACCGGCCGGTCACCCGGGTCGCTGCTGGCCTGCACCGACAGCCGACCGATCGTGAACCCACCGGCCCGGCCCCCGCCGAGGCCGGTGACGTTCCCCGCGTTGAGGTTCGCCGCGACCTGCTCCAGCGTCGCGTCCCGCAGCGCGGTGACGACGGCCTGGTCCTCCGGGTCGTAGACCGCGCAGAGCAGCGCCCGGTCCACGTCCCGGGACGCCCGGTCGAGGAGCTGCTGCGCGTTGACCGGCGTCCGGCCGATGTACTCGGTGAGCTGGTCGACGGTCGCGTACGCCACGTGCCCTCCTCGGGTACGGCGGGGTGGCCGGGCCGCGAACCCGGCCACCCCACGACTCACTCGGCCGTCGGGCCGTACGTTGCGCGCAGGTCGTCGCGCTTCATCGCCCGCACCTCGGCCTCGTCGAGGTCGGGGCGGGTGGCGATGACCCAGTCCGCCCAGGTCTCCTGCGAGGCATTGCCGGCCGGCGGCTCCGGCGTACGGTCACCAGCCGGCTGGCCGACCTCGGCACCCAGCTCGGCCGTCACCTCCGGCACATCGCGGCGCTCCAAGAACACCTGCTCTGCGGCGGTGGTCTCCCGCCGCTGCTGCTCCTCGGTGTCCGTGATGACGACCTGGCCGCCGTCCTCGGTCCGCTCCAGCCGGCCGACCGGGCCAGGCACGATCGGCCCCGGGCCGGCCACTGCGTGGATGCCGGGCGCCACCACATCCGGGCCGTGCGGGTTGGCCTGGCCGGCGTTGACCGGCGGAAGGAAGTCGGTTTCCCGCGGGTCGACGGCGGCATCGCGCAGTCGCGTGCCGAGCTGCTCCTCCGTGACGTCACGCGGGTCCGCCGGCTCCGGAGTGCCCTCGACCGGGCTGTCGGTGGTGCCGTCCACCTCGTAGCCGGCACCCCGGCAGTACTGGATGACCGCCTGGTCGTCGGTCTCCGCGACGCCGTCGCGGAAGACGACGTCACCGATGCGCCCGTTGTACTCCCGGTTCGGGGCCTTGATCGTCGCCATCAGGCCGAGACCTTCACGTTCCGCAGCACGCCCGCGGCACGGGAGCGCTTCAGGACCGGCGCGACCGGGCCCATCTCCACCTCACCGGTCTTGACCGCGCCGGCCTTGCTGAAGTCGGGCAGCCAGTTCTGCACGAGCGGCCGGCCCGCCATGCTGACGCCGTGGAAGCCATCCAGGCCGAACCGGACGGCGTAGATGTCGCTGAGGCCGGTGATGTTCCCGCCTGCGCCGCCCGCGTCCGCGTCCCGGGTGACCGTGCCGATGACGTCGTTGTTGCTGCCGGCCTTCGTGCCGAGGTCGACCAGGTCGATCCCGCGGTACTGCTCGATCGTCTCGCCGAACGCGTTGGTGGTCTTGTCGATCATGTCGGCCCACGCCGCGACGAACAGGAAGTACGCCTTGGTCAGGGAGTTCATGAACAGCGCGTCGGGCTTGGCGTCGAGCTTCCCGAGCCAGTTGTTGACGTGCAGCATGAACTGCAACGCCTTCTGCTTGGTGTCGATCGTGGTCATGTCCAGGTACCCGGTTGCGACGCCGTTGCTCAGCGGCAGGTACTCGGTGGTGGTGCCGGTCAGGATCTTCGACAGGCCGTCGAATCCGTTGGCGTCCACCGCGCTGTCCCCGTTGACCACCTGGTCGGCGAAGAACGCACGCGAGGCCTTGATCTTCTGGGACATCTGGAGCGCGGTCTCGGCGCCG
The sequence above is drawn from the Micromonospora pallida genome and encodes:
- a CDS encoding minor capsid protein; this translates as MAAGDGWTSRLLTGLALHLQAAGIGTWRDSGIYQANEVGITIRGIPTSPDRIITLAPYVVASPPGLADYTQGVQIRVRGTRDPRVAEDLGDSVFDALDSAHGLVWGEIPIVQVYRQSYTALGADANGRWESSHNYYVEAMRPTSNRTD
- a CDS encoding phage tail tube protein; translation: MATTPTTRVTALARRMRVDIDTATYPASQYQQLIGIEELKLIEELRTESDETYEDDGAAREAVTGYNWRIEAKIKHSTNAAGTSIDSVHAFLRNRFNAAKASNVASAEFGVRWYDRNGLAGDSFEGRAYVKAWPHDGGGTGALDTVSVVIQGQGPLTPITNPAASAVPAVTGLNPAGGPTAGGNLVNIYGSKFTGVTGATGVKFGANNATNYTLVSDTHIVATARPVLPAPSR
- a CDS encoding major capsid protein encodes the protein MPVTLAQAKLMATDDVDVQVIDEFQKSSYLLDKLTFDDVVNQAGNGATLTYGYTRLTSQPTAAFRAINSEYTPAEVTKVRASVDLKPLGGSFQIDRVLDGVAAGAETALQMSQKIKASRAFFADQVVNGDSAVDANGFDGLSKILTGTTTEYLPLSNGVATGYLDMTTIDTKQKALQFMLHVNNWLGKLDAKPDALFMNSLTKAYFLFVAAWADMIDKTTNAFGETIEQYRGIDLVDLGTKAGSNNDVIGTVTRDADAGGAGGNITGLSDIYAVRFGLDGFHGVSMAGRPLVQNWLPDFSKAGAVKTGEVEMGPVAPVLKRSRAAGVLRNVKVSA